One part of the Falco peregrinus isolate bFalPer1 chromosome 14, bFalPer1.pri, whole genome shotgun sequence genome encodes these proteins:
- the CDK10 gene encoding cyclin-dependent kinase 10, producing the protein MAEGGPAEGGPAEGELEPLRLRRLRGEGFFEVPAADRLGRCRSVKEFEKLNRIGEGTYGIVYRARDTLTDETVALKKVRMDNEKDGMPISSLREITLLLQLRHPNIVELKEVVVGNHLESIFLVMGYCEQDLASLLENMQTPFSEAQVKCIILQVLKGLQYLHENYIIHRDLKVSNLLMTDKGCVKIADFGLARTYGMPPKPMTPKVVTLWYRAPELLLGMTTQTTSIDMWAVGCILAELLAHKPLLPGTSEIHQIDLIVQLLGTPNENIWPGFSKLPLVSQYTLRKQPYNNLKHKFPWLSEAGLRLLNFLFMYDPKKRATAKDCLESSYFKEKPLPCEPELMPTFPHHRNKRAATSSAGTESQVKRSKP; encoded by the exons ATGGCGGAGGGCGGCCCTGCCGAGGGCGGCCCTGCCGAGGGGGAGCTGGAGCCGCtgcggctgcggcggctgcggggcgAGGGCTTCTTCGAGGTGCCAGCGGCCGACCGG CTGGGAAGATGCCGGAGTGTGAAGGAGTTCGAGAAACTGAATCGGATCGGAGAGGGCACCTATGGCATCGTGT ACCGTGCCCGGGACACCCTGACAGATGAGACCGTGGCTCTGAAGAAGGTGCGGATGGACAATGAGAAAGACG GAATGCCTATCAGCAGCCTGCGGGAGATaaccctgctcctgcagcttcGGCACCCCAACATTGTAGAGCTGAAGGAGGTGGTTGTTGGGAACCATCTGGAGAG CATTTTCCTGGTGATGGGCTACTGTGAGCAGGACCTAGCTAGCCTTCTGGAGAACATGCAGACACCTTTTTCAGAGGCTCAG GTGAAGTGCATCATCCTGCAAGTCCTCAAGGGCCTGCAGTACCTTCACGAGAACTACATCATCCACAG GGATCTGAAGGTGTCCAACCTGCTCATGACTGACAAAGGCTGTGTAAAGATAG CTGATTTTGGACTGGCACGCACCTACGGGATGCCGCCGAAGCCCATGACCCCCAAAGTCGTCACGCTGTG GTACCGAGCACccgagctgctgctggggatgaCAACCCAGACCACCAGCATTGACATGTG ggctgtgggctgcATCCTCGCCGAGCTGCTGGCCCACAAGCCGCTGCTGCCGGGCACCTCCGAGATCCACCAGATCGACCTTATTGTGCAGCTCCTCGGGACACCCAACGAAAACATCTGGCCG GGTTTCTCCAAACTGCCCCTGGTGAGTCAGTACACGCTGCGGAAGCAGCCCTACAACAACCTCAAGCACAAGTTCCCCTGGCTGTCAGAGGCCGGGCTGCGGCTGCTCAACTTCCTCTTCATGTATGATCCCAAGAAGCG GGCAACAGCGAAGGACTGCCTGGAGAGCTCCTACTTCAAGGAGAAGCCCCTGC CCTGTGAGCCGGAGCTCATGCCCACCTTCCCCCACCACCGCAACAAGCGGGCAGCCACCTCCAGCGCTGGGACGGAGAGCCAGGTGAAGCGCAGCAAGCCCTGA
- the SPATA2L gene encoding spermatogenesis-associated protein 2-like protein, which translates to MCAGSALRQECGQLYRQQYRQQYRRCLERALRQGQAGACSDASLGERLRREPALLAALQEDAPAVLAGALRGRGDPGPALRGLARAFALLELAAANLYLFPWRREFGAVQTFSGAYVHLLRPALPEADLVRSFARLGYRRDGHRLVLSRLPPAPELLAAACGFFACRLECEILAEVVLRLQPRRLRAEELLEARRLAGDLEACVEMLQQLGTQSQAAANCSDGVDLYREMPASSEDSEGEDAAPPVLWRDLGNPRGAGDVPGRGWDRCGDGELGQEPVSSASNPDPDASSHLYLDQELSRAGSPLSALAMGSQEPQTPGEPQDLPPATPQEAPELPCYQLHSCLRQGALPSYCCTTCQQLHTGACAAGQACRTRHHGQELRSKRQQRLWLQRTEVDMLLAEGSRPWS; encoded by the exons ATGTGCGCGGGCTCGGCGCTGCGGCAGGAGTGCGGGCAGCTGTACCGGCAGCAGTACCGGCAGCAGTACCGGCGCTGCCTTGAGCGGGCGCTGCGGCAGGGCCAGGCCGGGGCCTGCTCCGACGCGTCGCTCGGCGAGCGGCTGCGGCGGGAGCCGGCGCTGCTGGCGGCCCTGCAGGAGGACGCCCCCGCCGTGCTGGCCGGCGCGCTGCGGGGCCGCGGGGACCCGGGGCCGGCGCTGCGGGGGCTGGCCCGCGCCTTCGCCCTGCTGGAGCTGGCGGCCGCCAACCTCTACCTCTTCCCCTGGCGCAGGGAGTTCGGCGCCGTCCAG ACCTTCTCCGGCGCCTACGTGCACCTGCTGCGCCCGGCGCTCCCTGAAGCCGACTTGGTGCGGAGCTTTGCCCGGCTGGGCTACCGACGCGACGGCCACCGCCTGGTCCTCTCCCGGCTGCCCCCCGCACCCGAGCTGCTCGCGGCCGCCTGCGGCTTCTTCGCCTGCCGGTTGGAGTGCGAGATCCTGGCGGAGGTGGTGCTGCGGCTGCAGCCGCGCCGGCTGCGcgctgaggagctgctggaagcACGGCGGCTGGCGGGGGACCTGGAGGCCTGCgtggagatgctgcagcagctggggacccAGTCCCAGGCGGCTGCCAACTGCAGTGACGGTGTGGATCTCTACCGGGAGATGCCGGCCAGCTCCGAGGACTCGGAGGGAGAGGATGCAGCCCCCCCAGTGCTGTGGAGGGACCTTGGCAACCCACGAGGCGCTGGGGACGTACCTGGGAGGGGCTGGGACCGCTGCGGAGATGGTGAGCTTGGGCAGGAGCCAGTGTCCTCCGCAAGCAACCCGGACCCGGACGCCTCCTCTCACCTCTACCTGGACCAGGagctcagcagggctggcagcccgCTCTCTGCCCTAGCCATGGGGAGCCAAGAACCCCAGACACCAGGGGAGCCCCAGGATTTGCCGCCTGCCACCCCCCAGGAAGCCCCTGAGCTGCCCTGCTACCAGCTGCACTCCTGCCTGCGCCAGGGCGCGCTGCCCTCCTACTGCTGCACgacctgccagcagctgcacacTGGTGCCTGCGCGGCTGGGCAGGCTTGCCGCACCCGCCACCACGGGCAGGAGCTGCGCAGCAAGAGGCAGCAGCGGCTCTGGCTGCAGCGGACAGAGGTGGACATGCTGCTGGCAGAAGGCTCCAGGCCCTGGTCCtag
- the VPS9D1 gene encoding VPS9 domain-containing protein 1 isoform X2, which produces MAAAGGEGPAGPPWAGRALQSAMRAASGALEMDSAGRPREAYVEYLKSIAFIAQALQEEAAGTGGPDTRHVPPDGSEVVTPDTPKMLKLAEQCLERVKSIAAALGKAQAKPAVQERGGGPAPLPRHRRVFSDEGGKLSPFLPPEIFQKLQIAEAQSTRKELTPLEEASLQNQKLKAAYEARVARLNPSQALQKTSLTLSLQRQMMENLVIAKAREETLQRKMEERRLRLQEAANRRFSSSVALTPEEQEQRALYAAILEYEQDHDWPRQWKARLKRSPADLSLVSGLFSCLLSFPEHPIAQLLRQLQCAVYARLYSAISQGTADTAPASPTSLSFLSLDAGGSLLTEPGGHRLRASRSLHCMFSVPEHGTAGLRHSLSSMPLTDGSPGTPKAEGGWPGPAAAPQTPRESSFEDLERFLASPEGWAPGEPPAGPAKEMALPEQLKGIVRDIHNAIDRLLSLTLLAFEGLSTAAGKDQCLACLEEAFFPPLWAPLLALYRIVHRPREAALARSMEQHRHASPADMGLSSRLFPPAPGCPAYGSAIEDLRLIPLETCPRRKLECIVRALRGICECAEEYCGARDSRTPTSAAIGADDLLPILSYVVLQTGLPQLLPECAALEEFIHEGYLIGEEGYCLTSLQSALSYVESLQ; this is translated from the exons atGGCCGCTGCGGGCGGCGAGGGCCCCGCGGGGCCTCCCTGGGCGGGCCGGGCCCTGCAGAGCGCCATGAGGGCGGCCAGCGGCGCCCTGGAGATGGACAGCGCCGGGCGGCCGCGG GAGGCCTACGTGGAGTACCTGAAGAGCATCGCCTTCATCGCTCAGGCCCTGCAGGAAGAGGCGGCGGGGACAG GTGGCCCTGACACCCGGCATGTCCCCCCAGACGGGAGTGAGGTGGTCACCCCCGACACCCCCAAGATGCTGAAGCTGGCTGAGCAGTGCCTGGAGAGAGTCAAGTCCATCGCAGCAGCGCTGG GGAAAGCCCAGGCAAAACCGGCTGTGCAGGAGCGGGGTGGGGGCCCCGCGCCCCTCCCCCGGCACCGCAGGGTCTTCTCGGACGAGGGGGGGAAGCTCTCTCCTTTCCTGCCGCCGGAGATCTTCCAGAAGTTGCAGATTGCTGAGGCGCAGAGCACACGGAA GGAGCTGACGCCGCTGGAGGAGGCATCTCTGCAGAACCAGAAGCTGAAGGCCGCCTACGAGGCACGGGTGGCGCGGCTGAACCCCAGCCAGGCCCTGCAGAAGACCTCCCTG ACACTGTCCCTGCAGCGGCAGATGATGGAGAACTTGGTGATCGCCAAGGCTCGGGAGGAGACT CTGCAGCGGAAAATGGAGGAGCGGCGGCTGCggctgcaggaggctgccaACAG GAGGTTCTCCAGCAGCGTGGCCCTCACGcctgaggagcaggagcagagagctCTCTACGCTGCCATCCTCGAGTACGAGCAGGACCAT GACTGGCCGAGGCAGTGGAAGGCCAGGCTGAAGCGGAGCCCGGCGGACCTCTCCCTGGTGTCGGGGCTCTTCTCCTGCCTCCTCAG CTTCCCCGAGCACCCCATCGCCCAGCTCCTGCGGCAGCTGCAGTGTGCGGTGTATGCCCGCCTGTACTCGGCCATCAGCCAGGGCACCGCCGACACCGCGCCCGCCTCCCCCACcagcctctccttcctctcGCTGGATGCGGGGGGCTCGCTGCTCACCGAGCCAGGGGGCCACCGGCTCCGGGCCTCCCGCAGTCTCCACTGCATGTTCTCAGTGCCCGAGCACGGCACAGCCGGGCTACGGCACAGCCTGTCCAGCATGCCCCTCACCGATGGCAGCCCCGGCACCCCCAAGGCAGAGGGTGGctggccggggccggcggcagccccccagaccccccGGGAGAGCTCCTTCGAGGACCTGGAGCGGTTCCTGGCATCGCCCGAGGGTTGGGCCCCCGGGGAgcccccggccggccccgcgaAGGAGATGGCACTGCCGGAGCAGCTGAAGGGCATCGTGCGGGACATCCACAACGCCATTG ACAGGCTGCTGTCCCTGACGCTGCTGGCCTTCGAGGGGCTCAGCACTGCCGCCGGCAAGGACCAGTGCCTGGCCTGCCTGGAGGAGGCCTTCTTCCCGCCGCTCTGGGCCCCACTGCTGGCCCTCTACAG GATTGTGCACCGGCCCCGCGAAGCAGCCCTGGCCCGGAGCATGGAGCAGCACCGGCACGCCAGCCCCGCCGACATGGGGCTGTCATCCCGGCTCTTCCCGCCAGCCCCTGGCTGCCCTGCGTACGGCTCCGCCATCGAGGACCTGCGGCTCATCCCGCTAGAAACCTGTCCTCGCAGAAAGCTGGAGTGCATCG TGCGAGCCCTGCGCGGCATCTGTGAGTGTGCCGAGGAGTACTGCGGTGCCCGGGACAGCCGGACCCCCACCTCTGCCGCCAT TGGGGCGGATGACCTGCTGCCCATCCTGTCCTACGTGGTGCTGCAGACAGGGCTGCCGCAGCTGCTGCCCGAGTGCGCCGCCCTGGAGGAGTTCATCCACGAGGG GTACCTGATCGGGGAGGAGGGGTACTGCCTGACGTCCCTGCAGAGCGCCCTGTCCTACGTGGAGTCCCTGCAGTGA
- the VPS9D1 gene encoding VPS9 domain-containing protein 1 isoform X1 produces MAAAGGEGPAGPPWAGRALQSAMRAASGALEMDSAGRPREAYVEYLKSIAFIAQALQEEAAGTGGPDTRHVPPDGSEVVTPDTPKMLKLAEQCLERVKSIAAALGKAQAKPAVQERGGGPAPLPRHRRVFSDEGGKLSPFLPPEIFQKLQIAEAQSTRKELTPLEEASLQNQKLKAAYEARVARLNPSQALQKTSLTLSLQRQMMENLVIAKAREETLQRKMEERRLRLQEAANRRFSSSVALTPEEQEQRALYAAILEYEQDHDWPRQWKARLKRSPADLSLVSGLFSCLLSFPEHPIAQLLRQLQCAVYARLYSAISQGTADTAPASPTSLSFLSLDAGGSLLTEPGGHRLRASRSLHCMFSVPEHGTAGLRHSLSSMPLTDGSPGTPKAEGGWPGPAAAPQTPRESSFEDLERFLASPEGWAPGEPPAGPAKEMALPEQLKGIVRDIHNAIDRLLSLTLLAFEGLSTAAGKDQCLACLEEAFFPPLWAPLLALYRIVHRPREAALARSMEQHRHASPADMGLSSRLFPPAPGCPAYGSAIEDLRLIPLETCPRRKLECIVRALRGICECAEEYCGARDSRTPTSAAISGADDLLPILSYVVLQTGLPQLLPECAALEEFIHEGYLIGEEGYCLTSLQSALSYVESLQ; encoded by the exons atGGCCGCTGCGGGCGGCGAGGGCCCCGCGGGGCCTCCCTGGGCGGGCCGGGCCCTGCAGAGCGCCATGAGGGCGGCCAGCGGCGCCCTGGAGATGGACAGCGCCGGGCGGCCGCGG GAGGCCTACGTGGAGTACCTGAAGAGCATCGCCTTCATCGCTCAGGCCCTGCAGGAAGAGGCGGCGGGGACAG GTGGCCCTGACACCCGGCATGTCCCCCCAGACGGGAGTGAGGTGGTCACCCCCGACACCCCCAAGATGCTGAAGCTGGCTGAGCAGTGCCTGGAGAGAGTCAAGTCCATCGCAGCAGCGCTGG GGAAAGCCCAGGCAAAACCGGCTGTGCAGGAGCGGGGTGGGGGCCCCGCGCCCCTCCCCCGGCACCGCAGGGTCTTCTCGGACGAGGGGGGGAAGCTCTCTCCTTTCCTGCCGCCGGAGATCTTCCAGAAGTTGCAGATTGCTGAGGCGCAGAGCACACGGAA GGAGCTGACGCCGCTGGAGGAGGCATCTCTGCAGAACCAGAAGCTGAAGGCCGCCTACGAGGCACGGGTGGCGCGGCTGAACCCCAGCCAGGCCCTGCAGAAGACCTCCCTG ACACTGTCCCTGCAGCGGCAGATGATGGAGAACTTGGTGATCGCCAAGGCTCGGGAGGAGACT CTGCAGCGGAAAATGGAGGAGCGGCGGCTGCggctgcaggaggctgccaACAG GAGGTTCTCCAGCAGCGTGGCCCTCACGcctgaggagcaggagcagagagctCTCTACGCTGCCATCCTCGAGTACGAGCAGGACCAT GACTGGCCGAGGCAGTGGAAGGCCAGGCTGAAGCGGAGCCCGGCGGACCTCTCCCTGGTGTCGGGGCTCTTCTCCTGCCTCCTCAG CTTCCCCGAGCACCCCATCGCCCAGCTCCTGCGGCAGCTGCAGTGTGCGGTGTATGCCCGCCTGTACTCGGCCATCAGCCAGGGCACCGCCGACACCGCGCCCGCCTCCCCCACcagcctctccttcctctcGCTGGATGCGGGGGGCTCGCTGCTCACCGAGCCAGGGGGCCACCGGCTCCGGGCCTCCCGCAGTCTCCACTGCATGTTCTCAGTGCCCGAGCACGGCACAGCCGGGCTACGGCACAGCCTGTCCAGCATGCCCCTCACCGATGGCAGCCCCGGCACCCCCAAGGCAGAGGGTGGctggccggggccggcggcagccccccagaccccccGGGAGAGCTCCTTCGAGGACCTGGAGCGGTTCCTGGCATCGCCCGAGGGTTGGGCCCCCGGGGAgcccccggccggccccgcgaAGGAGATGGCACTGCCGGAGCAGCTGAAGGGCATCGTGCGGGACATCCACAACGCCATTG ACAGGCTGCTGTCCCTGACGCTGCTGGCCTTCGAGGGGCTCAGCACTGCCGCCGGCAAGGACCAGTGCCTGGCCTGCCTGGAGGAGGCCTTCTTCCCGCCGCTCTGGGCCCCACTGCTGGCCCTCTACAG GATTGTGCACCGGCCCCGCGAAGCAGCCCTGGCCCGGAGCATGGAGCAGCACCGGCACGCCAGCCCCGCCGACATGGGGCTGTCATCCCGGCTCTTCCCGCCAGCCCCTGGCTGCCCTGCGTACGGCTCCGCCATCGAGGACCTGCGGCTCATCCCGCTAGAAACCTGTCCTCGCAGAAAGCTGGAGTGCATCG TGCGAGCCCTGCGCGGCATCTGTGAGTGTGCCGAGGAGTACTGCGGTGCCCGGGACAGCCGGACCCCCACCTCTGCCGCCAT CAGTGGGGCGGATGACCTGCTGCCCATCCTGTCCTACGTGGTGCTGCAGACAGGGCTGCCGCAGCTGCTGCCCGAGTGCGCCGCCCTGGAGGAGTTCATCCACGAGGG GTACCTGATCGGGGAGGAGGGGTACTGCCTGACGTCCCTGCAGAGCGCCCTGTCCTACGTGGAGTCCCTGCAGTGA
- the VPS9D1 gene encoding VPS9 domain-containing protein 1 isoform X4, whose amino-acid sequence MAAAGGEGPAGPPWAGRALQSAMRAASGALEMDSAGRPREAYVEYLKSIAFIAQALQEEAAGTDGSEVVTPDTPKMLKLAEQCLERVKSIAAALGKAQAKPAVQERGGGPAPLPRHRRVFSDEGGKLSPFLPPEIFQKLQIAEAQSTRKELTPLEEASLQNQKLKAAYEARVARLNPSQALQKTSLTLSLQRQMMENLVIAKAREETLQRKMEERRLRLQEAANRRFSSSVALTPEEQEQRALYAAILEYEQDHDWPRQWKARLKRSPADLSLVSGLFSCLLSFPEHPIAQLLRQLQCAVYARLYSAISQGTADTAPASPTSLSFLSLDAGGSLLTEPGGHRLRASRSLHCMFSVPEHGTAGLRHSLSSMPLTDGSPGTPKAEGGWPGPAAAPQTPRESSFEDLERFLASPEGWAPGEPPAGPAKEMALPEQLKGIVRDIHNAIDRLLSLTLLAFEGLSTAAGKDQCLACLEEAFFPPLWAPLLALYRIVHRPREAALARSMEQHRHASPADMGLSSRLFPPAPGCPAYGSAIEDLRLIPLETCPRRKLECIVRALRGICECAEEYCGARDSRTPTSAAIGADDLLPILSYVVLQTGLPQLLPECAALEEFIHEGYLIGEEGYCLTSLQSALSYVESLQ is encoded by the exons atGGCCGCTGCGGGCGGCGAGGGCCCCGCGGGGCCTCCCTGGGCGGGCCGGGCCCTGCAGAGCGCCATGAGGGCGGCCAGCGGCGCCCTGGAGATGGACAGCGCCGGGCGGCCGCGG GAGGCCTACGTGGAGTACCTGAAGAGCATCGCCTTCATCGCTCAGGCCCTGCAGGAAGAGGCGGCGGGGACAG ACGGGAGTGAGGTGGTCACCCCCGACACCCCCAAGATGCTGAAGCTGGCTGAGCAGTGCCTGGAGAGAGTCAAGTCCATCGCAGCAGCGCTGG GGAAAGCCCAGGCAAAACCGGCTGTGCAGGAGCGGGGTGGGGGCCCCGCGCCCCTCCCCCGGCACCGCAGGGTCTTCTCGGACGAGGGGGGGAAGCTCTCTCCTTTCCTGCCGCCGGAGATCTTCCAGAAGTTGCAGATTGCTGAGGCGCAGAGCACACGGAA GGAGCTGACGCCGCTGGAGGAGGCATCTCTGCAGAACCAGAAGCTGAAGGCCGCCTACGAGGCACGGGTGGCGCGGCTGAACCCCAGCCAGGCCCTGCAGAAGACCTCCCTG ACACTGTCCCTGCAGCGGCAGATGATGGAGAACTTGGTGATCGCCAAGGCTCGGGAGGAGACT CTGCAGCGGAAAATGGAGGAGCGGCGGCTGCggctgcaggaggctgccaACAG GAGGTTCTCCAGCAGCGTGGCCCTCACGcctgaggagcaggagcagagagctCTCTACGCTGCCATCCTCGAGTACGAGCAGGACCAT GACTGGCCGAGGCAGTGGAAGGCCAGGCTGAAGCGGAGCCCGGCGGACCTCTCCCTGGTGTCGGGGCTCTTCTCCTGCCTCCTCAG CTTCCCCGAGCACCCCATCGCCCAGCTCCTGCGGCAGCTGCAGTGTGCGGTGTATGCCCGCCTGTACTCGGCCATCAGCCAGGGCACCGCCGACACCGCGCCCGCCTCCCCCACcagcctctccttcctctcGCTGGATGCGGGGGGCTCGCTGCTCACCGAGCCAGGGGGCCACCGGCTCCGGGCCTCCCGCAGTCTCCACTGCATGTTCTCAGTGCCCGAGCACGGCACAGCCGGGCTACGGCACAGCCTGTCCAGCATGCCCCTCACCGATGGCAGCCCCGGCACCCCCAAGGCAGAGGGTGGctggccggggccggcggcagccccccagaccccccGGGAGAGCTCCTTCGAGGACCTGGAGCGGTTCCTGGCATCGCCCGAGGGTTGGGCCCCCGGGGAgcccccggccggccccgcgaAGGAGATGGCACTGCCGGAGCAGCTGAAGGGCATCGTGCGGGACATCCACAACGCCATTG ACAGGCTGCTGTCCCTGACGCTGCTGGCCTTCGAGGGGCTCAGCACTGCCGCCGGCAAGGACCAGTGCCTGGCCTGCCTGGAGGAGGCCTTCTTCCCGCCGCTCTGGGCCCCACTGCTGGCCCTCTACAG GATTGTGCACCGGCCCCGCGAAGCAGCCCTGGCCCGGAGCATGGAGCAGCACCGGCACGCCAGCCCCGCCGACATGGGGCTGTCATCCCGGCTCTTCCCGCCAGCCCCTGGCTGCCCTGCGTACGGCTCCGCCATCGAGGACCTGCGGCTCATCCCGCTAGAAACCTGTCCTCGCAGAAAGCTGGAGTGCATCG TGCGAGCCCTGCGCGGCATCTGTGAGTGTGCCGAGGAGTACTGCGGTGCCCGGGACAGCCGGACCCCCACCTCTGCCGCCAT TGGGGCGGATGACCTGCTGCCCATCCTGTCCTACGTGGTGCTGCAGACAGGGCTGCCGCAGCTGCTGCCCGAGTGCGCCGCCCTGGAGGAGTTCATCCACGAGGG GTACCTGATCGGGGAGGAGGGGTACTGCCTGACGTCCCTGCAGAGCGCCCTGTCCTACGTGGAGTCCCTGCAGTGA
- the VPS9D1 gene encoding VPS9 domain-containing protein 1 isoform X3, whose protein sequence is MAAAGGEGPAGPPWAGRALQSAMRAASGALEMDSAGRPREAYVEYLKSIAFIAQALQEEAAGTDGSEVVTPDTPKMLKLAEQCLERVKSIAAALGKAQAKPAVQERGGGPAPLPRHRRVFSDEGGKLSPFLPPEIFQKLQIAEAQSTRKELTPLEEASLQNQKLKAAYEARVARLNPSQALQKTSLTLSLQRQMMENLVIAKAREETLQRKMEERRLRLQEAANRRFSSSVALTPEEQEQRALYAAILEYEQDHDWPRQWKARLKRSPADLSLVSGLFSCLLSFPEHPIAQLLRQLQCAVYARLYSAISQGTADTAPASPTSLSFLSLDAGGSLLTEPGGHRLRASRSLHCMFSVPEHGTAGLRHSLSSMPLTDGSPGTPKAEGGWPGPAAAPQTPRESSFEDLERFLASPEGWAPGEPPAGPAKEMALPEQLKGIVRDIHNAIDRLLSLTLLAFEGLSTAAGKDQCLACLEEAFFPPLWAPLLALYRIVHRPREAALARSMEQHRHASPADMGLSSRLFPPAPGCPAYGSAIEDLRLIPLETCPRRKLECIVRALRGICECAEEYCGARDSRTPTSAAISGADDLLPILSYVVLQTGLPQLLPECAALEEFIHEGYLIGEEGYCLTSLQSALSYVESLQ, encoded by the exons atGGCCGCTGCGGGCGGCGAGGGCCCCGCGGGGCCTCCCTGGGCGGGCCGGGCCCTGCAGAGCGCCATGAGGGCGGCCAGCGGCGCCCTGGAGATGGACAGCGCCGGGCGGCCGCGG GAGGCCTACGTGGAGTACCTGAAGAGCATCGCCTTCATCGCTCAGGCCCTGCAGGAAGAGGCGGCGGGGACAG ACGGGAGTGAGGTGGTCACCCCCGACACCCCCAAGATGCTGAAGCTGGCTGAGCAGTGCCTGGAGAGAGTCAAGTCCATCGCAGCAGCGCTGG GGAAAGCCCAGGCAAAACCGGCTGTGCAGGAGCGGGGTGGGGGCCCCGCGCCCCTCCCCCGGCACCGCAGGGTCTTCTCGGACGAGGGGGGGAAGCTCTCTCCTTTCCTGCCGCCGGAGATCTTCCAGAAGTTGCAGATTGCTGAGGCGCAGAGCACACGGAA GGAGCTGACGCCGCTGGAGGAGGCATCTCTGCAGAACCAGAAGCTGAAGGCCGCCTACGAGGCACGGGTGGCGCGGCTGAACCCCAGCCAGGCCCTGCAGAAGACCTCCCTG ACACTGTCCCTGCAGCGGCAGATGATGGAGAACTTGGTGATCGCCAAGGCTCGGGAGGAGACT CTGCAGCGGAAAATGGAGGAGCGGCGGCTGCggctgcaggaggctgccaACAG GAGGTTCTCCAGCAGCGTGGCCCTCACGcctgaggagcaggagcagagagctCTCTACGCTGCCATCCTCGAGTACGAGCAGGACCAT GACTGGCCGAGGCAGTGGAAGGCCAGGCTGAAGCGGAGCCCGGCGGACCTCTCCCTGGTGTCGGGGCTCTTCTCCTGCCTCCTCAG CTTCCCCGAGCACCCCATCGCCCAGCTCCTGCGGCAGCTGCAGTGTGCGGTGTATGCCCGCCTGTACTCGGCCATCAGCCAGGGCACCGCCGACACCGCGCCCGCCTCCCCCACcagcctctccttcctctcGCTGGATGCGGGGGGCTCGCTGCTCACCGAGCCAGGGGGCCACCGGCTCCGGGCCTCCCGCAGTCTCCACTGCATGTTCTCAGTGCCCGAGCACGGCACAGCCGGGCTACGGCACAGCCTGTCCAGCATGCCCCTCACCGATGGCAGCCCCGGCACCCCCAAGGCAGAGGGTGGctggccggggccggcggcagccccccagaccccccGGGAGAGCTCCTTCGAGGACCTGGAGCGGTTCCTGGCATCGCCCGAGGGTTGGGCCCCCGGGGAgcccccggccggccccgcgaAGGAGATGGCACTGCCGGAGCAGCTGAAGGGCATCGTGCGGGACATCCACAACGCCATTG ACAGGCTGCTGTCCCTGACGCTGCTGGCCTTCGAGGGGCTCAGCACTGCCGCCGGCAAGGACCAGTGCCTGGCCTGCCTGGAGGAGGCCTTCTTCCCGCCGCTCTGGGCCCCACTGCTGGCCCTCTACAG GATTGTGCACCGGCCCCGCGAAGCAGCCCTGGCCCGGAGCATGGAGCAGCACCGGCACGCCAGCCCCGCCGACATGGGGCTGTCATCCCGGCTCTTCCCGCCAGCCCCTGGCTGCCCTGCGTACGGCTCCGCCATCGAGGACCTGCGGCTCATCCCGCTAGAAACCTGTCCTCGCAGAAAGCTGGAGTGCATCG TGCGAGCCCTGCGCGGCATCTGTGAGTGTGCCGAGGAGTACTGCGGTGCCCGGGACAGCCGGACCCCCACCTCTGCCGCCAT CAGTGGGGCGGATGACCTGCTGCCCATCCTGTCCTACGTGGTGCTGCAGACAGGGCTGCCGCAGCTGCTGCCCGAGTGCGCCGCCCTGGAGGAGTTCATCCACGAGGG GTACCTGATCGGGGAGGAGGGGTACTGCCTGACGTCCCTGCAGAGCGCCCTGTCCTACGTGGAGTCCCTGCAGTGA